Proteins co-encoded in one Pithys albifrons albifrons isolate INPA30051 chromosome 14, PitAlb_v1, whole genome shotgun sequence genomic window:
- the ATP1B4 gene encoding protein ATP1B4: MGSKTWADLAGEMKIFLWNPEERTCLGRTAKSWGLILLFYFVFYTCLAGMFAFCMYVMLLTLSPYTPRFRDRVSPPGVMIRPYLNGFTIAFNVSQPNTWQPYVDSMHHFLAAYDDKVQEEKNIECVSGQYFIQGGDDSEEKKACQFKRSLLQNCSGIEDPTFGYSRGQPCILLKMNRIIGYRPGAGVPVSVDCKVQKGNESHLRSVDFYPGNGTFDLMYYPYYGKFTHVNYTSPLVAMHFTDVEMNHLVPIQCSLNGKGIINDLNSDRFLGRIIFTLRIGK, from the exons ATGGGGAGCAAAACATGGGCAGACCTGGCTGGGGAGATGAAGATATTCCTGTGGAACCCAGAGGAGAGAACATGCCTGGGGAGAACGGCCAAAAGCTGGG GCTTGATCTTactgttttactttgttttctacACGTGCCTGGCGGGAATGTTTGCCTTCTGCATGTACGTGATGCTGCTCACGCTGAGCCCCTACACGCCCAGGTTCCGTGACCGTGTGTCTCCTCCAG GAGTGATGATCAGGCCATACTTGAATGGGTTCACCATTGCCTTCAATGTCTCTCAGCCCAACACGTGGCAGCCGTACGTGGACAGCATGCACCACTTCCTAGCAG CTTATGACGACAAAGTTCAAGAAGAGAAGAATATTGAGTGTGTCTCGGGGCAGTACTTCATCCAAGGGGGTGATGACAGTGAGGAGAAGAAGGCCTGTCAGTTCAAGCGCTCACTGCTGCAGAACTGCTCTGGCATTGAGGACCCAACGTTTGGATACTCCAGAGGCCAGCCCTGCATCCTGCTGAAGATGAACCGG aTCATAGGCTACCGCCCTGGTGCTGGGGTCCCTGTGAGCGTGGACTGCAAAGTGCAG AAAGGCAATGAGAGCCATCTCAGATCAGTGGACTTCTACCCGGGGAACGGGACGTTTGACCTCATGTATTATCCCTACTATGGCAAGTTCACTCAT GTCAACTACACATCCCCACTGGTGGCCATGCACTTCACAGATGTGGAGATGAATCACTTGGTCCCCATTCAGTGCAGTCTGAATGGGAAAGGAATTATCAACGACCTTAACAGCGACCGCTTCCTGGGCCGAATCATCTTCACACTCAGGATTGGAAAGTAG
- the LAMP2 gene encoding LOW QUALITY PROTEIN: lysosome-associated membrane glycoprotein 2 (The sequence of the model RefSeq protein was modified relative to this genomic sequence to represent the inferred CDS: inserted 2 bases in 1 codon): MTAGEGFVAPARPXPPPPGAPAGTGSAPAMEPRGCPHSLRVLLLPLLLIGVCVFFQSHAVEVDIKDSSNATCLYANWMMRFLITYESNTSDYKTTTLNLSSSVTHNGSVCGNDTQAALVAVQFGEGHSWSNNYTKNNETYQGDFVTFTYNTNDTTVFPDAKRKGLVTVVLKDSMPPIQVNSLYVCHSTDAIEAENVTQIFWNVTLQAFVQNGTVSKKEIRCSADTPTSAPTVAPTVANVTTVSTTTLSPAPTTAPKPVEKPAIGNYSLKSGNKTCLLATVGLQLNVSQDKPLLININPKTTVADGACGNTTATLKLNDGNSTLISFAFVVKNTSASAQKFYLKEVNVTLLNRLNGSVILSADNHNFSKWDAFLGSSYMCQKEQTLEISEDIQVHTFNLRIQPFLVEANKFATAEECIADSDLNFLIPIAVGIALGFLIILVFISYLIGRRKSRTGYQSV; encoded by the exons ATGACCGCTGGCGAGGGTTTTGTCGCGCCCGCTcgtcc gccgccgccccccggaGCTCCCGCCGGCACCGGCAGTGCCCCCGCCATGGAGCCCCGCGGGTGTCCCCATTCTCTCCGCGTCCTCCTCCTGCCGCTGCTGCTGATCGGCGTCTGCG TTTTTTTCCAGTCCCATGCAGTGGAAGTAGATATAAAGGATTCCTCTAATGCCACCTGCCTGTATGCAAATTGGATGATGAGGTTCTTGATAACATATGAATCAAACACTAGTGATTAT aaaaccACAACGTTGAATTTGTCATCCAGCGTGACACACAATGGAAGCGTCTGTGGCAATGATACACAAGCTGCGCTTGTGGCAGTGCAGTTTGGAGAAGGTCATTCTTGGAGCAATAACTATACAAAAAACAATGAAACTTACCAGGGGGACTTTGTCACATTCACCTACAACACCAATGACACAACTGTGTTTCCTGATGCTAAAAGAAAAG GACTAGTTACTGTTGTTCTAAAGGACTCTATGCCTCCAATACAAGTGAACAGTCTCTACGTGTGTCATAGTACTGATGCTATTGAAGCAGAAAATGTAACACAGATTTTCTGGAATGTTACTCTGCAGGCTTTTGTTCAGAATGGCACAGTCAGTAAAAAAG aGATTAGATGTAGTGCTGATACACCTACTTCTGCACCCACTGTTGCGCCTACTGTTGCCAATGTAACTACTGTCTCCACCACCACTCTGTCACCTGCTCCAACCACTGCTCCCAAACCTGTGGAGAAACCAGCCATAGGAAACTATTCTCTTAAAAGTGGAAATAAAACTTGTCTACTGGCTACTGTGGGGCTGCAACTGAATGTTTCCCAAGACAAG CCTCTCCTGATCAACATCAATCCGAAGACAACCGTCGCAGATGGTGCCTGTGGTAACACAACAGCGACTCTGAAACTGAACGATGGAAATAGCACACTGATCAGTTTCGCATTCGTTGTT aaaaatacaagtgCAAGTGCACAAAAATTTTACCTGAAAGAAGTGAATGTTACTCTGCTCAACCGTCTGAATGGTTCTG TTATTTTAAGTGCAGATAACCACAATTTCAGCAAGTGGGATGCTTTCCTTGGTAGCTCTTACATGTGCCAAAAAGAACAGACTCTTGAGATTAGTGAAGATATCCAAGTGCATACTTTTAATCTCCGGATTCAGCCATTCCTTGTGGAAGCCAATAAGTTTGCTACGG ctgaagAATGCATTGCTGATTCTGACCTGAACTTTCTTATTCCCATCGCCGTGGGCATCGCACTTGGATTCCTTATCATTCTTGTCTTTATATCTTACCTcattggaagaagaaaaagtcgTACTGGCTATCAGTCTGTATAA